The genomic interval GCGCGGGTACCTCGAGGTCGAGACGCCGTGCCTCGTGCCCTCGCCCGGGCTCGACGTGCACCTCGCGGCCTTCGAGGTCGCGACCTCGTCGAAGAACCGGTACCTGCACACGTCGCCCGAGTACCAGATGAAGCGACTCCTCTCCGAGCGCGCCTCGCGCGGAGAGCCGAGCTCACGCCTCTACCAGGTGACGCGGGCGTACCGCCGTGACGAGCAAGGCGAACGGCACAACCCCGAGTTCACGATCCTCGAATTTTATCGGGCCCCCGGCGCCATGGCCGACACCATGCGCGACACGGAGCAGCTCGTCGCGAAGGTGACCGGAGGCGAGGTGCGGCTCGGAGCGCGACGCATCACGACGCGCCCGCCGTTCGCGCGGATGACCGTGGCCGAGGCCTTCGCGACGTACGCGGACGTCGACGAAGAGGCGATGCTCGAGCTCGCGACGAACGACGAGGACACGTTCTACCGGCTGCTCGTCGAGCGCGTGGAGCCCCGCCTCGCCCTACGAGACGACGCCGTGTTCCTCACGCACTACCCTGCGACGCAAGCCTCACTCGCTCGAAAAACCGAGCACAATCCTGCACTTGCGGAGCGATACGAGCTCTACGTCGCCGGGGTCGAGCTGTGCAACGGGTTCGGCGAGCTCACGTGCGAAGGCGAACAACGCGCTCGCTTCGAGAAGGACCTCGAGCAGCGCGCGGCCCTCGGCCTCCCGCTCTACCCGATCGACGAGCGGTTTCTCGAGGCGCTCGCTCGAGGGCTCCCGCCGTGCTCGGGCAACGCGATAGGCCTCGACCGCCTCGCGGCCCTCGCGAACGGGAGCACGGCCATCGCGGACGTGCTCGCGTTCCCCCACGACGACCTCTGAACGTCGACACGTTCCCGAGCGCGAGCACGTCTTGATGAGCTCGCCCCGGCCACCTCACGAGCGCCGGCGTCGTGCTAGGGTCTCGGCCGTCGTATGTCCCTTTTGTCCTTCGAAGACGCCACGGAGCGCCTCCTCGCGCTAGCCACGCGCACGGGCCCGAC from Myxococcales bacterium carries:
- the genX gene encoding EF-P lysine aminoacylase GenX is translated as MSARHGRLEARARVLADVRAFFDSRGYLEVETPCLVPSPGLDVHLAAFEVATSSKNRYLHTSPEYQMKRLLSERASRGEPSSRLYQVTRAYRRDEQGERHNPEFTILEFYRAPGAMADTMRDTEQLVAKVTGGEVRLGARRITTRPPFARMTVAEAFATYADVDEEAMLELATNDEDTFYRLLVERVEPRLALRDDAVFLTHYPATQASLARKTEHNPALAERYELYVAGVELCNGFGELTCEGEQRARFEKDLEQRAALGLPLYPIDERFLEALARGLPPCSGNAIGLDRLAALANGSTAIADVLAFPHDDL